A stretch of the Synechocystis sp. PCC 7338 genome encodes the following:
- a CDS encoding YlqD family protein — MDDTNNTLLLKRPVTLKVIVTPRWKEEMQQQLQAQVGQMDNQVQQLDAQSQRAIAEIKKQSLVPLPANVSQQIENIQMQVNQQKSEILEQKNQALQQMQQVQLLELNQEVIQGQMESFFRLQKGDNLVQKMGVELVLRDGVVEEIRGEL, encoded by the coding sequence ATGGACGATACTAACAACACATTACTGCTCAAGCGTCCCGTCACCCTCAAGGTAATTGTTACCCCCCGCTGGAAAGAGGAGATGCAACAACAACTCCAAGCCCAGGTGGGTCAGATGGATAATCAGGTGCAACAACTTGATGCCCAAAGTCAACGGGCGATCGCCGAAATCAAAAAACAAAGCTTGGTGCCCCTGCCTGCCAATGTCAGCCAGCAAATTGAAAATATTCAAATGCAGGTCAATCAACAAAAGAGCGAAATCCTTGAGCAGAAAAACCAAGCCTTGCAACAAATGCAACAGGTGCAGTTATTAGAACTCAACCAGGAAGTGATCCAGGGGCAGATGGAGAGCTTTTTCCGCCTCCAAAAAGGGGATAACCTGGTGCAAAAAATGGGGGTGGAGTTGGTGCTCCGGGATGGCGTGGTGGAGGAAATCCGGGGAGAACTCTAG
- a CDS encoding NnrU family protein codes for MGKCIVCQLSPLAIAVSLLAIDPVHFSMVFAPFPPLNPLALFDISSPWPWLTPSHGIIAAYLLLFAIAHSGLAALRPWGESKIGARGYRVLFALVSIPLATGLIIYFFNHRYDGLQLWQVQGVTGVKPLVWILSALSFFFLFPATFNLLEIAAIQKPEIHLYETGIIRICRHPQMVGQVIWCLAHTLWLGTTFTLVTSVGLIAHHCFAVWHGDRRWYQKYGEAFLQVKQRTSIIPFQAIWEGKQTLVWQEFIKPAYVGVMCFIALLWWGHPWLMVMTSRVNW; via the coding sequence GTGGGAAAATGTATTGTTTGTCAACTGTCACCGTTGGCGATCGCCGTTTCGCTGTTGGCCATTGACCCCGTACACTTTTCCATGGTTTTTGCCCCCTTTCCTCCGTTGAATCCTTTGGCCTTGTTTGATATTTCCTCCCCCTGGCCCTGGTTAACCCCTAGTCATGGCATTATTGCTGCCTATCTTTTGCTGTTTGCAATAGCTCATAGTGGCTTAGCGGCCCTACGACCCTGGGGGGAAAGCAAAATTGGCGCTAGGGGCTATCGAGTTTTATTTGCCCTGGTGAGTATTCCCCTGGCCACGGGTTTGATTATTTACTTTTTCAACCACCGCTATGACGGCCTCCAACTCTGGCAAGTGCAGGGAGTCACGGGAGTTAAACCCCTGGTATGGATTTTGTCTGCCCTCTCCTTTTTCTTTCTTTTCCCGGCCACTTTTAACCTCTTGGAAATTGCCGCTATCCAAAAGCCGGAAATTCACCTCTATGAAACAGGCATTATTCGCATTTGTCGCCATCCCCAAATGGTCGGCCAGGTAATCTGGTGTCTGGCCCATACGCTCTGGTTAGGAACCACTTTTACTTTGGTCACTAGTGTGGGGCTAATTGCCCACCATTGCTTTGCAGTCTGGCATGGCGATCGCCGTTGGTACCAGAAATATGGCGAGGCTTTTTTGCAGGTCAAGCAAAGAACTTCCATTATTCCCTTTCAAGCGATTTGGGAGGGAAAGCAGACCCTGGTGTGGCAGGAATTTATTAAACCAGCCTATGTGGGGGTAATGTGCTTCATTGCCCTGCTGTGGTGGGGCCATCCTTGGTTGATGGTAATGACTTCTAGGGTCAATTGGTAG
- a CDS encoding DUF565 domain-containing protein translates to MQRTRLNTIVEVRGQQLAQFFRNPWRRISLSLLAFLLGFFVGTAVATTAGQNAQWDVVCAAFILLFCEFTNRWFYRRGVKMGEIRADVFNIFKMGVSYSLFLEAFKLGS, encoded by the coding sequence ATGCAGCGCACCCGATTAAATACCATCGTTGAAGTTCGTGGCCAACAACTTGCTCAATTTTTCAGGAATCCCTGGCGGCGTATTTCCCTAAGTTTATTAGCCTTTTTATTAGGCTTTTTTGTTGGGACTGCCGTAGCGACCACCGCCGGTCAGAATGCCCAATGGGACGTAGTTTGCGCCGCCTTTATTCTGCTTTTTTGTGAATTTACTAACCGTTGGTTCTATCGCCGGGGGGTGAAGATGGGAGAAATACGGGCAGACGTATTCAATATTTTTAAAATGGGAGTTTCTTACAGTTTATTTTTGGAAGCTTTCAAATTGGGTTCTTAA
- a CDS encoding sterol desaturase family protein, with protein sequence MISLISFWLFFAFSLRQPQQRQFLINKPWQDWLLDGTGLAVQGAIIPLLQLLLVIKFYSLIIPQWQHSFNLFPAWQFLLGFVAIDYVYYWSHRALHSKLLFPIHQVHHTVSQMDLVSCARNTLWSSLFLPYVWLNSLIIYSLQDARGYILAISCTYLLDLWRHSSLNINKGSLLHYYLNDWLILPQDHGLHHHQISKGNFGANLKFWDKIHGTYLGDMPHSQIDQLPKIGIKLHLALWQQLFWPFA encoded by the coding sequence ATGATATCATTGATTAGCTTTTGGTTATTTTTTGCCTTCAGTTTACGACAACCCCAACAAAGACAATTTTTAATTAATAAACCTTGGCAAGACTGGTTATTGGATGGCACAGGTTTAGCCGTGCAGGGGGCAATTATTCCCCTGCTGCAATTGTTACTGGTAATAAAATTTTATTCCCTTATTATTCCCCAGTGGCAACATAGTTTTAACCTGTTTCCCGCATGGCAATTTTTACTAGGCTTTGTGGCCATTGATTACGTTTATTACTGGAGCCATCGAGCCTTGCACAGTAAATTATTATTTCCCATTCACCAAGTCCACCACACCGTTAGTCAAATGGATTTGGTTAGCTGTGCCCGCAATACCCTCTGGTCTAGTTTATTTTTGCCCTACGTTTGGTTAAATAGCCTCATAATTTATTCGTTGCAGGATGCTAGAGGATATATTTTGGCCATTAGTTGCACCTATTTGCTGGATTTATGGCGACACAGTTCCCTGAATATAAATAAAGGTTCTTTGTTACACTATTACTTAAATGATTGGTTGATTTTGCCCCAAGACCACGGCCTACATCATCACCAAATTAGTAAGGGGAATTTTGGCGCTAATTTAAAGTTTTGGGATAAAATTCACGGCACTTATTTGGGAGATATGCCACATTCCCAGATAGATCAACTTCCTAAGATAGGTATTAAACTACACTTAGCTTTATGGCAACAACTTTTTTGGCCATTTGCTTGA
- a CDS encoding acyl transferase, with protein MTLLSKLLALFPGLVVTLAFTCAIFLVMTQAWWWLLLLVLIIYGLPLLTYRIHQLFYPLQPGLSYLVGRNYVPWWGTYQIQLIYNTFPALERLLHFVPGLFSLWLRLWGSIIGKNVLWTPSIQILDRGMLHIGDRVIFGHRVTFVGHAIKPKRHNLLLYVERITIGNNVFISAGVGLGPGVVIADGSYIPFGKKIFPRQKIGSKK; from the coding sequence ATGACTTTGTTGAGTAAACTCCTGGCATTATTTCCAGGCTTAGTAGTTACTTTAGCCTTTACTTGTGCCATTTTCTTGGTCATGACTCAGGCTTGGTGGTGGCTACTATTGCTAGTGTTAATTATTTACGGTTTGCCCTTGCTAACCTATCGAATTCACCAACTCTTTTATCCTCTACAACCGGGACTTAGTTATTTGGTGGGAAGAAATTATGTTCCTTGGTGGGGAACCTATCAAATCCAACTGATTTATAACACCTTTCCGGCCCTCGAAAGATTACTGCACTTTGTCCCAGGTTTATTTTCTCTTTGGCTCCGGTTATGGGGTTCCATCATCGGGAAAAACGTACTCTGGACTCCCAGCATACAAATCCTGGACCGGGGAATGCTACACATTGGCGACCGAGTGATATTTGGTCATCGAGTTACTTTCGTGGGCCACGCCATCAAACCAAAACGGCATAATCTCCTGCTTTATGTTGAACGGATCACAATTGGTAACAATGTTTTTATCAGTGCGGGGGTAGGTCTTGGCCCTGGAGTGGTGATCGCCGATGGAAGTTATATTCCCTTTGGCAAAAAGATTTTTCCACGGCAAAAGATTGGCTCCAAAAAATAA
- the lipA gene encoding lipoyl synthase, with translation MTVKPDWLRVKAPQWQRVGSVKDILRDLQLNTVCEEASCPNIGECFQAGTATFLIMGPACTRACPYCDIDFEKRPQPLDPTEPERLAAAVKRLNLKHVVITAVNRDDLPDGGASQFVRCIEATRKISPGTTIEVLIPDLCGNWQALATLLEAAPEVLNHNMETVPRLYKRVRPQADYGQSLELFNQAKQILPKVYTKSGIMVGLGETDTEVRQVMEELRGVDCDILTIGQYLQPSQKHLGVQEFVTPDQFDAWRVYGESIGFLQVVASPLTRSSYHAEQVQTLMARFPR, from the coding sequence GTGACCGTCAAACCGGATTGGCTCCGAGTCAAAGCGCCCCAATGGCAGAGGGTGGGCAGTGTTAAGGATATTCTACGGGATTTGCAATTAAACACCGTATGTGAAGAAGCTTCCTGTCCCAACATTGGCGAGTGTTTTCAGGCCGGGACGGCGACTTTTTTGATTATGGGTCCTGCTTGCACAAGGGCTTGTCCCTATTGTGATATTGATTTTGAGAAGCGTCCCCAGCCCCTGGACCCGACGGAACCGGAAAGATTAGCGGCTGCGGTGAAAAGACTAAATCTCAAGCATGTGGTGATTACTGCGGTTAATCGGGATGATTTACCCGATGGGGGAGCCTCCCAGTTTGTTCGTTGCATAGAAGCGACCCGCAAAATTTCTCCAGGCACCACCATTGAGGTTTTGATTCCAGATTTGTGCGGCAATTGGCAGGCCTTGGCAACATTGTTAGAAGCAGCTCCAGAGGTGTTAAATCACAATATGGAAACAGTGCCCCGACTTTATAAACGGGTGCGGCCCCAGGCAGATTATGGTCAATCCCTGGAGTTATTCAACCAAGCTAAGCAAATCTTGCCCAAGGTTTACACTAAATCCGGCATTATGGTGGGGCTGGGGGAAACAGACACCGAAGTACGACAGGTAATGGAAGAACTGCGAGGGGTAGACTGCGATATTTTAACTATTGGTCAGTATTTACAACCTAGCCAAAAACATTTGGGAGTTCAGGAATTTGTCACTCCGGATCAATTCGATGCTTGGCGAGTTTACGGTGAGTCCATTGGCTTTTTGCAGGTGGTGGCTTCCCCTTTGACTCGCAGTTCCTACCATGCAGAACAGGTGCAAACTTTGATGGCCCGTTTCCCCCGTTAG